The Microcoleus sp. AS-A8 genome window below encodes:
- a CDS encoding DUF697 domain-containing protein, with amino-acid sequence MAVNLQRPILVGGVGLSVSLWLLQSFHDSVGQLGEFGMLGAVALGAGLWLFGKKTSKTLDLSLLAAPVDREAVEKAIAKAETLLKLLETEAENHASLPQLRQRLTQLTPELDRQEVQLSVTGGKGVGKTKLVRVLESSWLPQQQQRLSVKETPALFVGTDTHVEAETVAREMALSSDLVLFVTAGDLTDTEFQTLQQLKAANQRVMLVFNKQDQYLPTERAIVLQQLRQRMAGRLAAEDVVAIASHPSPLKVRQHQADASVQEWMEEQTPDLAVLTGRLSSIIAQEDRQLVWATTIREAAALKAEVKAALNQVRRDRALPIIEQYQWIAAAAAFANPVPALDLLATAAISAQVVSDLGAIYQQKFSLQQAQAAAKTLGSLMLKLGLVEVTTQTIGSILKGNAFTYVAGGAVQGVSAAYLTRLAGLSLIEYFQEQEVSEATGQAFNLERLGQTLQAVFQQNQRTAFLQGFVKQVVGRLIPDAPQPQSAASETAATAV; translated from the coding sequence TGTTTGGCAAGAAAACCTCCAAAACCCTTGATTTATCGCTCTTGGCAGCACCGGTAGATCGGGAGGCGGTGGAAAAAGCGATCGCCAAAGCTGAAACCCTGCTCAAGCTGCTGGAAACGGAGGCCGAAAATCATGCTTCCCTTCCCCAGTTACGGCAACGGCTGACTCAGCTAACCCCAGAGTTAGACCGGCAGGAGGTACAGTTATCGGTTACGGGTGGCAAGGGTGTCGGCAAAACCAAGTTGGTTCGAGTACTGGAATCTAGCTGGTTACCCCAACAGCAACAACGTCTCAGTGTGAAAGAGACACCAGCTTTGTTTGTAGGGACGGATACCCATGTCGAGGCAGAAACCGTTGCCAGAGAAATGGCGCTTTCCTCGGATTTAGTGTTGTTTGTTACAGCAGGGGATTTGACCGATACTGAATTTCAAACCTTGCAGCAACTCAAGGCGGCGAATCAGCGAGTGATGCTGGTGTTTAACAAACAAGACCAGTATTTACCCACCGAACGAGCGATTGTGCTGCAACAGTTGCGGCAGCGGATGGCGGGACGATTGGCAGCAGAAGATGTAGTGGCGATCGCATCTCACCCTTCACCATTGAAAGTACGTCAGCATCAGGCTGATGCTTCGGTGCAAGAGTGGATGGAAGAACAAACGCCTGATCTGGCGGTACTCACGGGGCGATTAAGTTCCATTATTGCTCAAGAAGATCGGCAATTAGTATGGGCAACAACAATCCGGGAAGCAGCAGCACTGAAAGCTGAGGTGAAAGCAGCGTTGAATCAAGTGAGACGCGATCGCGCTTTACCCATCATCGAGCAGTATCAGTGGATTGCGGCGGCGGCGGCGTTTGCTAACCCGGTTCCTGCGCTGGATTTGCTAGCAACGGCGGCGATTAGTGCTCAGGTGGTGAGTGATTTAGGGGCGATTTATCAGCAAAAGTTTTCGTTGCAACAAGCTCAAGCAGCCGCTAAAACCTTGGGGAGTTTGATGCTCAAGTTGGGTTTGGTGGAAGTAACTACGCAAACCATTGGCAGCATTCTTAAAGGTAATGCCTTCACCTACGTTGCCGGTGGAGCCGTGCAGGGTGTGAGTGCGGCTTATTTAACCCGATTGGCGGGTTTGAGTCTGATTGAGTACTTCCAGGAGCAAGAGGTTAGCGAAGCCACTGGGCAAGCGTTTAACCTGGAGCGATTGGGACAGACGCTGCAAGCGGTGTTCCAACAAAATCAGAGAACAGCATTTTTGCAGGGATTTGTCAAGCAGGTGGTAGGGCGTCTGATACCGGATGCGCCTCAGCCTCAATCGGCGGCTTCTGAAACGGCGGCAACGGCTGTTTAA